gtctgtccctctttctgtctctgtcactaaaaaaaataataataatatttcctGGAAGCATGGGATTTTAAAGATTAAGCCTgaatttattgaaaaagaaactgactgcAGAGCCTGCCATTGTAGTAGATGGTTAGTAAGTATCTGTCAGAGTAAACGAGTGGGGGATTGGTGACATGGAGACACTGTAGTTACTGAACGTGTGTTTATTGTATGGGGAGTGTgacttgtctctctgcctcctccgtTAGAGCCTCTGGATTTGTGTTCACTCGTTTGGACGGTTCAATGGCCCAGAAGAAAAGAGCTGAATCAATTCAGTGTTTTCAGAGCACTGAAACAGGCTCTCCAACCGTAATGCTTCTGTCCTTGAAAGCAGGAGGGGTTGGTCTGAACCTCTCTGCAGCTTCTCGAGTGTTTTTAATGGATCCGGTAAGTAACTCTGTAGACTTTGCTATGttattatttctgtaaaaaaaatgaagaatgaaaacaATTTGTCCTTTTAAAGTCAGCCGGTGTTCATAGTTATCATCAATTGTGAGAATCTCTGAGGCAAACTTCCGAAATAGATCATAACTGACTGAATGTATGTTGAGGGCTTGACATAAGTAAACTGAACCTGAGAGAACGTGAGCTGACGGTGGTGCTAAAGCGACCTCTGCTCCACTTGTCAGGCCTGGAACCCCGCCGCCGAAGACCAGTGCTTCGACCGCTGCCACCGACTCGGCCAGAAGCAGGAGGTTAACATCACAAAAGTGAGTTTGCAAGCCACGTACTTTAAAATCAAGTTGGTGAGGGTTTCAGGTGATACAGATGTTGCATGGATACATTCTTGTAAAGTGTAGGGTTATGCAGAGCCAAGTAGGAAGGTCACCCTTATTCTCTTCAGGGGAAACCAGCACCTGTCGTCGGCCACGTGCTGGCCGAAGACCCTTTCTCTGCTGTCCCTGCTCCCTGCGGGCATCTCATTTGGAGATAGTTGGGGTCGTACTGTGTTCTGAGGTGTTTCTTCCCTCAACAGTGAATATTGGAGATCACCGTGCAAGTGCATGCAGATCACAcctatttctgtttttctctatcGTGGTGGgagaaacatattaaaaatattaagaagtattTCCAAGTGTCCAGGTCAGTGGTAGTCCGTGGACATTTCCAAGTGTCCAGGTCAGTGGTAGTCCGTGGACATTTCCAAGTGTCCAGGTCAGTGGTAGTCTGTGGACATTTCCAAGTGTCCAGGTCAGTGGTAGTCCGTGGACATAGCTTTGCTGTCCTGACCACCATCCACCTGCAGACTTGGGCACCTCCCGCTGAAACGCCGTGCCCATCAGACGGGACTCACCACCCCTTCCTGTTCCCCTGGCAGCCGCCCTCTTACTGTGTCCCTGAATCTGACTACTCTGCAAACCCGTTCTTTTTAACACCTGCATACAGGCACACCACAGTTTACCCAGTTCAGTTCACCTGCTGATAGAACGGGGCCGTCGTGAGCATTACATTGCGTGCATCTCTGTGATTTCTTCAGGAAAGCTAAGAAGTAGACTTCTGGGTCTAGAATTGTTCGTTACATAACTTTTGAGTTGTTTTCAAAATAGTCTTCCTGATGTATGAAAATGCTGcagatatatacagtgtgtccgtaaagtcatggtgcacttttgaccggtcacaggaaagcaacaaaagacgatagaaatgtgaaatctgcaccaaataaaaggaaaaccctcccagtttctgtaggatgatgtggcagcatgtgcgcatatgcagatgatgacgtaacaccgtgtatacagcggagcagcccacagccatgccagtcaagatgtggacggtacagaggaaagttcagtgtgttctgtggctcgctaaattcgaattcatgaccaaagtgcaacatgaatatcggcacgtttataacgaagcgccaccacataggaatcacattactcggtgggataagcagttgaaggaaaccggcagtttggtggagaaaccccgttctggtaggccatcagtcagtgatgagtctgtagaggctgtacgggatagctacctaaggagccctaaaaaatctgtgcgtgagcccacatcgaactgcactaaataggtatgaaactggcagtttggtggagaaaccccgttctggtaggccatcagtcagtgacgagtctgtagaggctgtacgggatagctacctaaggagccctaaaacatctgtgtgtgagcccacatcgaactgcactgaataggcagGACTGACCCCAGCCAAGGTTGAAATAGTGGCCTTGTGTCCACTGACCTGGACACTTggaaatactttttaatatttttaatatgtttctcCCACCACgatagagaaaaacagaaatgggTGTGATCTGCATGCACTTGCACTGTGGTCTCTAATATTCACTGTTAAGGGAAGAAACGCCACAGAACACAGTACGACCCCAACTATCTCGGGATAACCTTTCTTCCACTTCATATGCACTGTTCTCACCCCAGTCAGAACAAGAAAGCGTGTCTTAGTCTTCTTACACGTGTATCAAACTTGCCTGGCTCCTCTCTGTTCTCCATATTCTTCCTGATGGTCTTCCTTCTTCGCCTTTTTGGGCCAGAGTAAGTTGGGAGCAGTCTCCTCACATCTCTTTGAACCCGGAGCTCACCTCTGAGTACAGGCCATTGAAGTGagcctttcttttcctgtttaaACAAACTCTCCCCTTGTAGGCAGCTCTGCCTTCCTGGCTCTGTGGCACATttgattggtttttgttttgtgtttttctggtAGCTTGTGTATGAACACATTTTCTGCAGATGCAGTCACTGTTCTACTTGCCTGAGTGGCTCACGTGTCTTCACTCTGGGTAAAACATTTTGGGTTATTAGTGTGCCGGTTTTTCGGGATTAGCTGATGCATGTTTAGACTTAAGTGTCATGTCCTTCCTGTCTCAAACCCAGGGCAGAGCTGTGCAGAGGGAATGCTCTGTCACAGCCTGTGTCCTTCACCCACTGGAAGTCGCCTTGGCGTTTCAGGAGATTTCAGTGAGCTTGTTTGTATGTTTCCAAGCTTGGGCAAGTtggaaaagggaaggggtgggaaatggtaggaagaaaatatatcttctttgaaacTGAACGAGAAGAACCAGACTGTAGGGAACGTTTGAAAAGTCATTAACTGTGTGTCAAGGGCACGTGTATGGGGGCCCTTAAAATTCATGGCAGTCCTTGGCCTTTTAGGGGATAATGTGACAAGTGAAGTCAGTCTTTGGAGATGGACGAAGGGGTTTGAATTTAGGCTTTGTGGCTTCTTATGTGTCCTTGATAAATTCCCAAAGTCTggttttcttcatctctaaaataggAATAGTAACATCGTGTTGGCTTGTGGGGTCTAAATGAGACTATGAGTATAGAATGTTTAGCATAGTAACAAACTCGAGAAAATACTTTGTGAGGATTGAGGTCTCATTGTCTTATGGCCTTGAATTATGTCCCATATACACTGTTACCTGGTGGTTTCTGGGTAGTTGGATTATGGCTGtttattcccttttatttttataatgaatttgataacataatatgaaaaaatgcaaCTTGTAAAtctgaaggaaggagaaaaaagatcagggaatttaaatacatttctaaaattttaattcttggaatgatacatatatatagttcGCCAGAAAACTCAGGTGTTGAAAACTACTCAGTCCCCAAGGGAGTCAGGTGGTCAGGCTGAGGGGGACGTAGAGGCTTGGCCTGGGGTCccctcttttgtctttttctcccaCTAGTGGCAAAAGCACGGGAAACTCAAGGCATTATCTGTGACAGTTCCCTGTTGTTAGTAATATTGCATCTGACAGAAAGATTATCTGTGTTCCTCTTAGTCTCCAAGGGAAAACAATAATCTCTGTAGTTTTTACAGCCCTTATGGTCAGGGAATTCGTCAGCTGCTGTATTAAAGTCTTCCTGCTATAACTTACTCATCTCtgtacttattttataaaatatatatttgattaagTCCCTCCTTAGTTTACCCTTCCAGAGTGCCCATAATCCTAGGTTACACCTACCTCTTCCCTTCACGAAAGGTAGAAAATATTTTGGTGCCGGGGAATGGGCCGGTCACTACAGAACCGTGGGGGACACCGGACGTGGTCAGCACACAGGAATCACCCGGACTCCTCTCCCACTCAAGTGGGGTTCCCTGAGGTCACCAGGGGTGTGCTGGGAAAAGCAAACTGAGTTCTCTTTCTACCTGCGTGCCAATGTTGTGATCGTCACGGGCCCAACAAGGAGAGGATGCCTGTGGTTTTGAAGGAATGTGCTTAGCTCACAGAACGAGACGGCTTCTCAGTTAACTCAGACTAAAGACACCCAGATTAAAATGCAGGGAATGAGGAAAAGAGAGTCCAGGGGAGTCTCTGAGTTTCACTGGAGCAAGTATAGATGGTTAGGATAGGATTTCCTGGCATGGTCGGCAGACTGAGCTTTTATTCCAAATAAATAAGAAGTTCTTACAAAGCTCGAGTGAGGGTGCTGCTGCAACACAGTGAAACTGCTTGATGTGCAGCTGAGACGGCTGCACAGTTCGTGGACCGGGAGAACCACGAGAGGCTGCAGGCGGTGTTTTTAGTGCTTAACGAGCAATAAGAATTTGTCTCATGATTTGAGCGAGGTAATTAAAACCTTTCCCCCAAAAAAGTTTAGACTCCAAGGATGTAACTATCAGGGGTTTTCTTCTATGCCCTTTTTCTCCCACTCTTTATCTTCGCCTCAACAGAAATACCAAATTCCATGCCTTTCTTAGACCCTTAAAACAATTTATCTTCATGCCAAACCTCTCATTaagcctcctccctccctgtaattttttttttatttctgagtagtgATTCACATAAAATCCACCCCTTCAAAGTGTGCAATTCACTGGTTTTCTGTATGTTCACGAGGCTGTGCAGCCGTCACCACTGTCTGATTACAGGACGTTTTCATTGCTCCAGGAAGAAGCCCGTCCCCATCAGCGGTCACTCTCCCCCGTCCCCTCCCGCCACCGCCCGGCAGCCTCTGATGTGTCTGGCGCTGTCTCTTCTGGACAGTTCCTACGAGCAGAACTGGACAACACGCGGCTCTGTGTGTCTCTGCTTTCACTGCGCGTGCTGCTTTCAAGGTTCGTGTTGTAACGTGTTTCAGATCTTCATACCTTCTTCTGACTGGATCAGAGAGCCTCTGACGACGTATTTACTACAGGGATGATATTCTAGAATTGTCTTCCCAGGTATAAGTTAGAAAAGTCTGGGAGCGACTTCTTCCTAAGCCAGTTACTAGTACTTACTCTCCACTGCCGAGTAGTTTATTTCTAGTGTTAGTCAGAAAGTTATACCAGGTGGGAGCTGGTCAGCTAAATGGTTGAGGAGACTTAGCTGAAATCAGCTCCCAAGAAAATTAATTTGTGTTCTTTCATTTGGTAGATTTCCTACCAACATGAGtgttctgtggattttttttttttttttttttttttttttttacagagagagtcagagagagggatagatagggacagacagacaggaacggagagagatgagaagcatcaattcttcgttgcatcaTTGATCCTTAGTTCtccattgattgccttctcatatatgccttgactgggaagctacagcagaccgagtgaccccttgtcaagccagcgaccttggttccaagctggtgagctttgttcaaaccagatgagcccacgctcaagctggcgacctcaggctcttaaacctgggtcctccacatcccagtctgacgttctatctactgtgccaccgcctggttaggctatgtGGCTATTTTATAGGTTTATAGAAGATAGGAAAACAACTAAGATTTATGTATTCCTATAttcattttgtgtatttttcatgtTAGATAAAACcatgaatttataaaaattgtctgGAGTGGAGTAAAGACATTTACTTTTGCTTAAGTTcactcagaatttttttaaaatttatttttagcgagaaagggagatgagaagcatcatttcctagttgcatcactttaattgttcattaattgctttccatttgtgccctgacccaggggcctaaagggagccagtgaccctgctcaagctggcgacctttgggctcaagctggtgaccttgggcttcaagccagtgaccatggggtcattctgaccttggggtttggaacctgggagcGCAGTGTCTCAGGCGTCCccggatgatgctctgtccactgccccaGAGTCAGGCACCTCGGAGTATTTCTGGGCTAATTTTCACTCGAGCACCGAGGGGTCTGGGACGCCGTCCTCCAGAGGGTCCACCGCTGCGCTGCAGGTGCTGTCGGGGCTCCACGGGCCAGGTGAGCGGGGAAGGTGAGCAGCGCTGGTTCAGGCAAAGCGCAGTGACACGCGGGAGGGTCCGAAGGACGAGGGGCGAGCGGTGCTCACTGGGGACGCCAGGGAGCCTCCTTTCCCTTTGATCGCTCTTGGTCTTCGGGTGCTCGCACCCCCATTCCATTGGGGAGCAACCCCCAGCCGGGTGCAGTGTGGTGAGACTGTCGGGCAAGGGACCAGGCCTCCACCCTTCATGCTGAGCCTCCAAGGTCTCTGTCTGGGACTCCGAAACCTGAGGCGTCAGAGAGATCGTGGGGGCCCTTGTGAGATGCTGATGACCTCCTGGTGGTGGCGCGGCCTCAGggccctgtccctgtctctgttccCTAAGGACCTGCTCTGGGAGCTGCCCTGGGTTCCGTCCAGAACCAGAACACGTCCAGTGAATCCTCTGCTTCAGTTAGGGTCTGAATAACCCTGAATATTCCCGGGGTAACAATACAACTGGATTACTTTTCATAAAAGTGCATACTTTATTTCATGAGATGAGAGCTGTGTAAAATAGCTCTACAAATGGTCGGGCATCTAAGTTAAGCATTATTTTAGGAGGCTGAGTGCA
This region of Saccopteryx leptura isolate mSacLep1 chromosome 8, mSacLep1_pri_phased_curated, whole genome shotgun sequence genomic DNA includes:
- the LOC136379776 gene encoding helicase-like transcription factor; this encodes MCGPGVRVGGAPAATPPASPFVLRGPASRASGFVFTRLDGSMAQKKRAESIQCFQSTETGSPTVMLLSLKAGGVGLNLSAASRVFLMDPAWNPAAEDQCFDRCHRLGQKQEVNITKEEARPHQRSLSPVPSRHRPAASDVSGAVSSGQFLRAELDNTRLCVSLLSLRVLLSRYHLGKYELAGLL